A segment of the Trifolium pratense cultivar HEN17-A07 linkage group LG7, ARS_RC_1.1, whole genome shotgun sequence genome:
ACTAATTCTACCATTAACTGATTCAAGAAAAATATGTATTGTTGCAAGAACCAAAAAGTCAAGCCTAATATATAATGAGGGAATGTTAATTACTATGTAACAAAATTCCATTTTCATACCATAAAGTACTACTCACCAAAATCATATAAAACATGTAACTTCAAAGGATCAGAAACAGAACTAAATCATATATTACTCTACAtgaagtaaaagtaaaactgtTTAATACTTAACTTTATACTGATACATTCTTAAGTgcagagaagaaaaaaagttcaaTATCAGGTGAAGAAAACAATGCTATTGGTGATCTATTAATAGATAAACATGCTGCAGAAGGATTTACTCTTCTCTTCTTAGGTGCTGGTGGACATGTTAACATCTCTGGTATTCTGAATCTCTTAGCTTTTGGTGTACAACAACcacttgatgatgatgatgatgatgatgatgaagtaaTGCTCTTAGGTTCTGTTTCTGTGTTTTCAACTGAAGAAGAAGTGATAGCTGTTGTTGTAGCACACTTAAAAGTACTTGTTTTCGTTGCTTTTTTCTGCTTTCTGTCTTCAATAAGTACTTTTTGTAACTTCATTCTACTTCTTGTACAAACTGGTGCCATTTGATTTCAGCTACTATGCTAAACACTTTTAGAAATAGAAATAGTACAGAGTTTGCATATAAAAAAGGGGTATCAGTGTATCACAGAAAAAGACTCTTATACTTTGAAAAGTTTGAATGGTTTTCTTTTGAAAACTCGGTTGTGTAATATATATTGGTATATAAATAACATAAGTCAgcactcatatatatatatatatatatatatatatatatatatatatataattaggaGCTGAGCCTATCTTATCTTAATTATATAAAAGGTGAGAATTTTCTCTACTTATAAACACATTAATTTTCCATCCGATGACTCTTACCACATTTCTTAGTGTCCAGTAATATTGGGCTCGGTGCATCAATATAAATAGTAGGTGGTCCGATAccagaaacttttttttaatgggaaataatattatatataagacATAACAAGAACAATAGAATATGTTCAGGGcgaaggttttaaattgcagttgcgGTCGCGAATGCGGTAACGGTTGCAGTTATTGCGAATGCGGTCATTGCGGTTGCTGCAACGTGGCATGTGGctgttgcggcgtgaaatcattttgaaatttcacataCTATATAAAATGAcactacactatttatccaccattgcagagtcttagtttattttataaacactaATTTGAATGTGGTTAAAATACACGCTTGAGAGATtattaaaagtaagatttttcattagatttgacacaaattatgttagaagttcataaattttattttttggtgagaaaatttgaacggGCATTGCTAAAATCGTATGATGCGACTTCTGATGCAGTTACGATGCGGTTGTACACGTGAATTAAAATCACACCGCAATCGCGTTGCAATAATGCGGTTGCGGAGACTACAACATTAGCAATACTACGGCCTCAATTGCGGATtcggaccgcaatttaaaactttgCAACCTCTAAAAAAACTCACGCACAACTATACAAGAAGGTACATTAAAAGCTAATTAAATATCTATAATCCACCACCTCAAGAAAATTCAGGAATTCGATATCAGAAACCTAATAACATACGGAATTAGAATTTTACCCGACTCAACTTTCCAAAATTGACTAGGAGATTgtcttagagtgtgtttggatgagggaattttttgaggtaaagtaatgttttgagggaattcaaattatttgaggtgaattccattgtttggatgaaaatttgaagaatttgaaattccttcttctctataaacttttaataattactaattgatcgtaaaacctaaaattagccgaaaaacctaaaatcgacgat
Coding sequences within it:
- the LOC123898702 gene encoding cyclin-dependent protein kinase inhibitor SMR13-like, with product MAPVCTRSRMKLQKVLIEDRKQKKATKTSTFKCATTTAITSSSVENTETEPKSITSSSSSSSSSSGCCTPKAKRFRIPEMLTCPPAPKKRRVNPSAACLSINRSPIALFSSPDIELFFFSALKNVSV